A genomic stretch from Streptomyces sp. QL37 includes:
- a CDS encoding PH domain-containing protein, translated as MTSPTPPAEPAHADRTFRSGAGLVSGVLLILLVGWIGGDAVVQGKGWVPWLALAALLAVIPLIVAFTLRPAVFADEERIRIRNPFRTIVLPWTDVSTVRAAYSSEVFTHSGDKYQLWAVPVSLRERKRAARKATQQAHDDPYGRTSVHADVRDTQARAAAADQTVSDLRELAEGAAARKAEGTTTASVRWAYEVIAPAVVGAVLLVVLLAIA; from the coding sequence ATGACGAGCCCCACACCCCCCGCCGAGCCCGCCCACGCCGACCGGACCTTCCGGTCGGGCGCCGGGCTGGTCAGCGGCGTGCTGCTGATCCTGCTGGTCGGCTGGATCGGCGGCGACGCGGTGGTCCAGGGCAAGGGATGGGTGCCTTGGCTGGCGCTGGCCGCGCTGCTGGCGGTGATCCCGCTGATCGTGGCCTTCACACTGCGCCCGGCCGTCTTCGCCGACGAGGAACGGATCCGGATCCGCAACCCCTTCCGCACGATCGTGCTGCCCTGGACGGACGTCTCCACCGTGCGCGCCGCGTACTCGAGCGAGGTCTTCACCCACAGCGGCGACAAGTACCAGCTGTGGGCGGTCCCCGTCTCGCTGCGCGAGCGCAAGCGGGCGGCCAGGAAGGCCACCCAGCAGGCGCACGACGACCCGTACGGCCGGACCTCCGTGCACGCCGACGTCCGCGACACCCAGGCCCGCGCGGCCGCCGCCGACCAGACGGTGAGCGACCTGAGAGAGCTCGCCGAGGGCGCAGCCGCCCGAAAGGCAGAGGGCACGACCACCGCGTCGGTCCGCTGGGCCTACGAGGTGATCGCCCCGGCCGTCGTCGGCGCCGTACTGCTCGTGGTGCTGCTGGCGATCGCCTGA
- a CDS encoding phospho-sugar mutase: MQQQDLITQARTWLAEDPDPETRAELAALIDAGDLAALADRFAGTLQFGTAGLRGEIGAGPMRMNRSVVIRAAAGLAAYLKAQGQSGGLVVIGYDARYKSADFARDTAAVMTGAGLRAAVLPRPLPTPVLAYAIRHLGAVAGVEVTASHNPPRDNGYKVYLGDGSQIVPPADTEIAAAIAAVGPLDGVPRPESGWEVLGDEVLAAYLERTDAVLSPGSPRTARTVYTAMHGVGTSVLTAAFARAGFPEPVLVAEQADPDPAFPTVAFPNPEEPGAMDLAFATARRAQPDIVIANDPDADRCAVAVPDPSAGGGWRMLRGDEVGALLAAHLVDRGITGVLAESIVSSSLLGRIAEKAGLGYEETLTGFKWIARVEGLRYGYEEALGYCVDPEGVRDKDGITAALLIAELASALKEKGRTLLDLLDDLALAHGLHATDQLSVRVEDLTVIANAMRRLRETPPTTLAGLPVTSAEDLSQGTDALPPTDGLRYHLTGARVIVRPSGTEPKLKCYLEVVVPVADATALPEARLRASELLAGIKRDLATAAAI, encoded by the coding sequence GTGCAGCAGCAGGACCTCATCACGCAGGCCAGGACCTGGCTCGCCGAGGACCCGGACCCCGAGACCCGCGCGGAGCTCGCCGCGCTGATCGACGCCGGTGACCTGGCCGCGCTGGCGGACCGCTTCGCGGGCACGCTCCAGTTCGGCACGGCCGGCCTGCGCGGTGAGATCGGCGCCGGCCCGATGCGCATGAACCGCTCCGTCGTCATCCGCGCCGCCGCCGGCCTCGCGGCGTACCTGAAGGCACAGGGGCAGTCCGGCGGACTCGTCGTCATCGGCTACGACGCGCGCTACAAGTCCGCCGACTTCGCCCGCGACACCGCGGCGGTGATGACCGGCGCCGGCCTGCGCGCGGCCGTGCTCCCCCGCCCGCTGCCCACCCCCGTCCTCGCGTACGCCATACGGCACCTGGGGGCCGTCGCGGGCGTGGAGGTCACGGCCAGCCACAACCCGCCGCGCGACAACGGCTACAAGGTCTACCTCGGCGACGGCTCGCAGATCGTGCCCCCGGCCGACACGGAGATCGCCGCCGCGATCGCCGCGGTCGGCCCGCTCGACGGTGTGCCGCGCCCGGAGTCCGGCTGGGAGGTCCTGGGCGACGAGGTCCTGGCCGCGTACCTGGAACGTACGGACGCCGTCCTCAGCCCCGGCTCCCCCCGCACCGCGCGGACGGTCTACACGGCGATGCACGGAGTGGGCACCTCCGTCCTGACGGCCGCCTTCGCCCGGGCCGGCTTCCCCGAACCCGTGCTCGTAGCCGAACAGGCGGACCCGGACCCGGCGTTCCCCACCGTCGCCTTCCCCAACCCGGAAGAGCCCGGCGCCATGGATCTCGCCTTCGCGACCGCGCGCCGGGCGCAGCCGGACATCGTCATCGCCAACGACCCGGACGCCGACCGCTGCGCCGTCGCCGTGCCCGACCCGTCGGCCGGGGGCGGCTGGCGGATGCTGCGCGGCGACGAGGTGGGCGCGCTGCTGGCCGCCCACCTGGTGGACCGCGGGATCACCGGAGTCCTCGCCGAGTCGATCGTGTCGTCCTCCCTCCTCGGCCGGATCGCCGAGAAGGCGGGCCTGGGCTACGAGGAGACCCTGACGGGCTTCAAGTGGATCGCCCGCGTCGAGGGTCTGCGCTACGGGTACGAGGAGGCGCTCGGCTACTGCGTGGACCCCGAGGGCGTCCGCGACAAGGACGGCATCACCGCCGCGCTGCTGATCGCCGAACTCGCCTCCGCGCTCAAGGAGAAGGGCCGCACACTCCTCGACCTGCTCGACGACCTGGCACTCGCGCACGGCCTGCACGCCACGGACCAGCTGTCGGTCCGGGTCGAGGACCTGACCGTCATCGCGAACGCCATGCGGCGTCTGCGTGAGACTCCCCCGACCACCCTGGCGGGCCTCCCCGTCACCTCGGCCGAGGACCTCTCGCAGGGCACGGACGCCCTGCCGCCCACCGACGGCCTGCGCTACCACCTGACGGGGGCCAGGGTCATCGTCCGCCCGAGCGGCACGGAACCGAAGCTGAAGTGCTACCTGGAGGTCGTGGTCCCGGTAGCCGACGCAACCGCACTCCCGGAAGCGAGGCTGCGGGCCTCCGAGCTGCTGGCCGGCATCAAACGCGACCTGGCCACGGCAGCAGCCATCTAA
- a CDS encoding purine-nucleoside phosphorylase — protein sequence MNASVIPDHIQGDPRAAAADAAARLRELTGADTHDVALVMGSGWAPAGDALGIPEAEFPVTALPGFPAPAVEGHGGTVRSYRIGEKRALVFLGRTHYYEGRGVAAVAHGVRTAVSAGCRTVILTNGCGGLREGMRPGQPVLISDHINLTAASPIIGANFVDLTDLYSPRLRALCKEIDESLEEGVYVQFPGPHYETPAEIGMVRAMGGDLVGMSTVLEAIAAREAGAEVLGISLVTNLAAGLSGEPLNHEEVLQAGRDSATRMGALLARVLDRI from the coding sequence GTGAACGCATCTGTTATTCCGGACCACATCCAGGGCGACCCCCGCGCCGCCGCTGCCGACGCCGCCGCCCGCCTGCGCGAGCTGACCGGCGCCGATACCCACGACGTCGCCCTCGTGATGGGCTCCGGGTGGGCCCCCGCGGGCGATGCGCTCGGCATCCCGGAGGCCGAGTTCCCGGTCACCGCGCTGCCCGGATTCCCGGCCCCGGCCGTCGAGGGCCACGGCGGCACGGTCCGCTCGTACCGGATCGGGGAGAAGCGCGCCCTGGTCTTCCTGGGCCGTACGCACTACTACGAGGGCCGGGGGGTCGCGGCGGTCGCGCACGGCGTCCGCACGGCGGTCTCCGCGGGCTGCCGGACCGTCATCCTCACGAACGGGTGCGGCGGCCTGCGCGAGGGCATGCGCCCCGGCCAGCCGGTCCTCATCAGCGACCACATCAACCTGACGGCCGCGTCGCCGATCATCGGCGCCAACTTCGTCGACCTGACGGACCTGTACTCGCCGCGGCTGCGCGCGCTGTGCAAGGAGATCGACGAGTCGCTCGAAGAGGGCGTGTACGTGCAGTTCCCCGGCCCGCACTACGAGACCCCGGCCGAGATCGGCATGGTCCGGGCCATGGGCGGGGACCTGGTCGGCATGTCCACCGTCCTGGAGGCCATCGCGGCGCGTGAGGCGGGCGCGGAGGTGCTGGGCATCTCGCTGGTGACGAACCTCGCGGCGGGCCTCAGCGGTGAACCCCTCAACCACGAGGAGGTCCTCCAGGCCGGCCGCGACTCGGCGACCCGGATGGGCGCGCTGCTGGCGCGGGTGCTGGACCGGATCTAG
- a CDS encoding gamma-glutamylcyclotransferase: MSLYAAYAGNLDARLMTRRAPHSPLRGTGWLNGWRLTFGGEQMGWEGALATVVEAPRSQVFVALYDLAPMDEDSMDRWEGVGLDIYRRMRVRVHTLDGEEPAWMYVLNGYEGGLPSARYLGEVADAAESAGAPHDYVMNLRKRPC; this comes from the coding sequence ATGTCGCTCTACGCCGCGTACGCCGGCAACCTCGACGCGCGGCTGATGACGCGCCGCGCACCGCACTCCCCGCTGCGCGGCACGGGCTGGCTCAACGGCTGGCGGCTCACGTTCGGCGGGGAGCAGATGGGCTGGGAGGGCGCACTGGCCACGGTGGTGGAGGCACCCCGTTCCCAGGTGTTCGTGGCGCTGTACGACCTGGCCCCGATGGACGAGGACTCCATGGACCGCTGGGAGGGTGTCGGTCTCGACATCTACCGGCGCATGCGGGTGCGCGTGCACACGCTGGACGGCGAGGAGCCGGCCTGGATGTACGTCCTCAACGGCTACGAGGGCGGGCTGCCCTCCGCGCGCTACCTGGGCGAGGTGGCGGACGCCGCCGAGTCCGCGGGCGCGCCGCACGACTACGTGATGAACCTGCGCAAACGGCCCTGCTGA
- a CDS encoding NAD(P)H-quinone dehydrogenase has protein sequence MTRIVIIGGGPGGYEAALVGAQLGAEVTVVDCDGLGGASVLTDCVPSKTLIATAEVMTTFDSSYEELGIIVADDTPHIEQAARVVGVDLGKVNRRVKRLALAQSHDITASVTRAGARVMRGRGRLEGLQAADGSRQVVVTAADGTEERLTADAVLIATGGHPREIPDALPDGERILNWTQVYDLDELPEELIVVGSGVTGAEFAGAYQALGSRVTLVSSRDRVLPGEDPDAAAVLEDVFRRRGMNVMARSRAQSAKRVGDRVEVTLADGRVITGTHCLMAVGAIPNTAGMGLEESGVQLKESGHIRTDRVSRTSAPGVYAAGDVTGVFALASVAAMQGRIAMYHFLGDAVAPLNLKTVSANVFTDPEIATVGYSQSDVDSGKIDARVVKLPLLRNPRAKMQGIRDGFVKIFCRPGTGIVVGGCVVAPRASELIHPIALAVDNNLTVEQIANAFTVYPSLSGSIAEVARQLHTRKTEGEA, from the coding sequence GTGACCCGGATCGTGATCATCGGCGGCGGCCCCGGCGGCTACGAGGCGGCACTGGTCGGCGCCCAGCTCGGCGCGGAGGTGACCGTCGTCGACTGCGACGGCCTCGGCGGCGCGTCGGTCCTCACCGACTGCGTGCCCTCCAAGACCCTGATCGCGACGGCCGAGGTGATGACCACCTTCGACTCCTCCTACGAGGAACTCGGCATCATCGTCGCCGACGACACCCCGCACATCGAGCAGGCCGCCCGGGTCGTCGGCGTGGACCTCGGCAAGGTCAACCGGCGTGTCAAGCGCCTCGCGCTCGCCCAGTCCCACGACATCACCGCCTCCGTCACCCGCGCGGGCGCCAGGGTCATGCGCGGCCGCGGCCGGCTGGAGGGCCTCCAGGCCGCCGACGGGTCCCGGCAGGTCGTGGTCACCGCAGCCGACGGCACCGAGGAGCGGCTCACCGCCGACGCGGTGCTGATCGCGACCGGCGGCCACCCCCGGGAGATCCCGGACGCCCTGCCCGACGGTGAGCGCATCCTGAACTGGACCCAGGTCTACGACCTCGACGAGCTCCCCGAGGAGCTCATCGTGGTCGGCTCGGGCGTCACCGGCGCCGAGTTCGCCGGCGCCTACCAGGCGCTCGGCTCGCGCGTCACGCTCGTCTCCTCCCGCGACCGGGTGCTCCCCGGCGAGGACCCGGACGCCGCCGCCGTCCTGGAGGACGTCTTCCGGCGCCGCGGCATGAACGTCATGGCCCGCTCCCGCGCCCAGTCCGCCAAGCGCGTCGGCGACCGCGTCGAGGTCACGCTGGCCGACGGCCGCGTCATCACCGGCACGCACTGCCTGATGGCGGTCGGCGCGATCCCCAACACCGCGGGCATGGGCCTGGAGGAGTCCGGGGTCCAGCTCAAGGAGTCCGGGCACATCAGGACCGACCGGGTCTCCCGCACCAGTGCGCCCGGTGTGTACGCCGCGGGTGACGTCACCGGGGTCTTCGCGCTGGCCTCGGTCGCCGCGATGCAGGGCCGGATCGCGATGTACCACTTCCTCGGCGACGCGGTGGCGCCGCTGAACCTGAAGACGGTCTCGGCGAACGTCTTCACCGACCCCGAGATCGCCACCGTCGGTTACAGCCAGTCGGACGTCGACTCCGGCAAGATCGACGCCCGTGTCGTGAAGCTGCCGCTGCTGCGCAACCCGCGCGCCAAGATGCAGGGCATCAGGGACGGCTTCGTCAAGATCTTCTGCCGGCCCGGCACCGGCATCGTGGTCGGTGGCTGCGTGGTCGCCCCGAGGGCCAGCGAGCTGATCCACCCCATCGCGCTCGCCGTGGACAACAACCTGACGGTGGAGCAGATCGCCAACGCGTTCACCGTGTATCCGTCCCTCTCCGGCTCGATCGCCGAAGTGGCCCGGCAGCTGCACACCCGTAAGACCGAGGGCGAGGCGTAG
- a CDS encoding DeoR/GlpR family DNA-binding transcription regulator translates to MFAAERRQLILEMVRANGAVSLRELARVVQTSEVTVRRDVRALEAEGLLDRRHGGAVLPGGFTRESGFPQKSHLSTAEKTAIADLAAGLVGEGEAIVVGAGTTTQELARRLARVPGLTVVTNSLLVAQALAHANRVEVVMTGGTLRGSNYALVGSGAEQSLQGLRVSRAFLSGSGLTAERGLSTSNMLSASVDRALVQAAAEVVVLADHTKLGSDTMFQTVPTELITRLVTDEPPVHDERAATELQALADQGVEITVAGPDTESGGDPLPPGRQTRQDMPLPGQRRTQGGHGGPGGLGPQLRSAAALAEGPVGRVADMRRR, encoded by the coding sequence GTGTTCGCTGCAGAACGTCGTCAATTGATCCTCGAAATGGTGCGCGCCAACGGGGCGGTATCGCTCCGTGAGCTCGCCCGCGTCGTCCAGACCTCCGAAGTGACCGTACGGCGGGACGTGCGGGCACTGGAGGCAGAAGGACTCCTGGACCGCCGCCACGGCGGTGCGGTCTTGCCGGGCGGTTTTACGCGGGAGTCCGGCTTTCCGCAGAAATCCCATCTCTCCACCGCGGAGAAGACGGCCATCGCCGACCTGGCGGCCGGCCTGGTCGGTGAGGGCGAGGCCATCGTGGTCGGCGCCGGAACGACCACGCAGGAGCTGGCCCGCCGGCTCGCGCGGGTGCCCGGTCTGACCGTGGTCACCAACTCGCTGCTGGTCGCCCAGGCGTTGGCCCATGCCAACCGGGTGGAAGTGGTGATGACGGGCGGCACCCTGCGCGGGAGCAACTACGCCCTCGTGGGCAGCGGTGCCGAGCAGTCCCTCCAGGGGCTGCGGGTGAGCCGCGCCTTCCTCTCCGGCAGCGGGCTGACCGCGGAGCGCGGGCTCTCCACGTCCAACATGCTCTCGGCGAGCGTGGACCGGGCGCTGGTGCAGGCCGCGGCCGAGGTGGTGGTCCTCGCGGACCACACGAAGCTCGGCTCCGACACCATGTTCCAGACGGTTCCCACGGAGCTGATCACCCGTCTGGTGACGGACGAGCCGCCGGTCCACGACGAGCGCGCGGCCACGGAGCTCCAGGCCCTGGCCGACCAGGGCGTGGAGATCACGGTGGCGGGGCCCGACACGGAGTCCGGGGGAGACCCCCTGCCACCGGGACGGCAGACACGGCAGGACATGCCGCTGCCGGGACAGCGGCGTACGCAGGGCGGTCATGGAGGCCCGGGAGGGCTCGGCCCGCAGCTGCGGAGCGCCGCAGCTCTGGCGGAGGGGCCGGTGGGCCGCGTCGCGGACATGCGGCGCCGGTGA
- a CDS encoding TetR/AcrR family transcriptional regulator, translating to MSTAPTPARPMRADARRNYDRLLGEARVSFAAHGTDASLEDIARRAGVGIGTLYRHFPNRQALMNAVFQEALTALLDRSRELARSDRPCAALVEWLGAIVTHAGEYHGLAQALMSASGDRTSALTSCHVPLRQAGDRLLARAKSSGSVRADVSIDDLLQLTNAIALAAEQTPSDPALADRLLRLTLRGLKADPADPSDPAPSAPRGD from the coding sequence ATGAGCACGGCACCGACACCGGCACGGCCGATGCGCGCCGACGCGCGCCGCAACTACGACCGGCTGCTGGGCGAGGCCCGGGTGTCCTTCGCCGCGCACGGCACGGATGCCTCGCTGGAGGACATCGCCCGGCGGGCGGGCGTCGGCATCGGCACGCTGTACCGGCACTTCCCGAACCGCCAGGCCCTGATGAACGCGGTGTTCCAGGAGGCCCTGACCGCGCTGCTGGACCGCTCCCGCGAACTGGCACGGTCCGACCGGCCCTGCGCCGCGCTGGTGGAGTGGCTGGGTGCGATCGTCACCCACGCGGGTGAGTACCACGGGCTGGCACAGGCGCTCATGTCGGCTTCCGGGGACAGGACTTCGGCACTGACCTCCTGCCATGTGCCGCTGCGCCAGGCCGGGGACCGGCTGCTTGCGCGAGCCAAGTCGAGCGGCTCGGTGCGGGCGGATGTGTCGATCGACGACCTTCTCCAGCTGACGAACGCGATCGCGCTGGCAGCGGAACAGACCCCGTCCGACCCCGCCCTGGCCGACCGCCTGCTGCGGCTGACGCTCCGCGGCCTGAAGGCCGACCCGGCCGACCCCTCCGACCCCGCACCGTCGGCTCCGAGGGGCGACTGA
- a CDS encoding biotin carboxylase N-terminal domain-containing protein: protein MRKVLIANRGEIAVRVARACRDAGIASVAVYADPDRDALHVRAADEAFALGGDTPAASYLDMAKVLQAAKDSGADAVHPGYGFLSENAEFAQAVLDAGLTWIGPPPHAIRDLGDKVAARHIAQRAGAPLVAGTPDPVSGSAEVVEFAEKNGLPIAIKAAFGGGGRGLKVARTLEEIPELYDSAVREAVAAFGRGECFVERYLDKPRHVETQCLADTHGNVVVVSTRDCSLQRRHQKLVEEAPAPFLSEAQNAELYAASKAILKEAGYVGAGTVEFLVGLDGTISFLEVNTRLQVEHPVTEEVTGLDLVREMFRIADGEELGYGDPAVRGHSFEFRINGEDPGRGFLPAPGTVTLFAPPTGPGVRLDAGVESGSVIGPAWDSLLAKLIVTGATREQALQRAARALAEFQVEGMATAIPFHRAVVADPAFTSDPFRIHTRWIETEFVNDIKPFAVPADTEADEESGRETVVVEVGGKRLEVSLPSSLGMSLARTGLAAGAKPKRRAAKKSGSAASGDTLASPMQGTIVKIAVEEGQEVKEGDLIVVLEAMKMEQPLNAHRSGTVKGLAAEVGTSVSSGAAICEIKD from the coding sequence GTGCGCAAGGTGCTCATCGCCAACCGTGGCGAAATCGCTGTCCGTGTTGCTCGGGCTTGCCGGGATGCCGGAATCGCGAGCGTAGCCGTCTACGCCGATCCGGACCGGGACGCTCTGCATGTGCGCGCGGCCGACGAGGCATTCGCCCTGGGCGGTGACACTCCGGCCGCCAGCTACCTGGACATGGCCAAGGTGCTCCAGGCCGCCAAGGATTCGGGTGCCGACGCGGTCCACCCCGGTTACGGCTTCCTGTCGGAGAACGCGGAGTTCGCCCAGGCGGTGCTCGACGCGGGTCTGACGTGGATCGGCCCGCCGCCGCACGCCATCCGGGACCTCGGTGACAAGGTCGCCGCCCGTCACATCGCCCAGCGCGCCGGCGCCCCGCTGGTGGCCGGCACACCCGACCCGGTGTCCGGTTCGGCCGAGGTCGTGGAGTTCGCGGAGAAGAACGGCCTGCCGATCGCGATCAAGGCCGCCTTCGGTGGCGGCGGGCGCGGGCTGAAGGTCGCCCGCACCCTGGAGGAGATCCCCGAGCTGTACGACTCGGCGGTCCGTGAGGCCGTCGCGGCGTTCGGCCGCGGCGAGTGCTTCGTCGAGCGCTACCTCGACAAGCCGCGGCACGTGGAGACCCAGTGCCTGGCCGACACCCACGGCAACGTCGTGGTCGTGTCCACCCGTGACTGCTCGCTCCAGCGCCGCCACCAGAAGCTGGTCGAGGAAGCCCCCGCGCCGTTCCTGTCCGAGGCGCAGAACGCGGAGCTGTACGCCGCGTCGAAGGCCATCCTGAAGGAAGCCGGCTACGTCGGCGCCGGCACGGTCGAGTTCCTCGTCGGCCTGGACGGCACGATCTCCTTCCTGGAGGTCAACACCCGCCTCCAGGTCGAGCACCCGGTCACCGAGGAGGTCACCGGTCTCGACCTCGTCCGCGAGATGTTCCGCATCGCCGACGGCGAGGAGCTCGGCTACGGCGACCCGGCGGTGCGCGGGCACTCCTTCGAGTTCCGCATCAACGGCGAGGACCCGGGCCGTGGCTTCCTGCCCGCCCCCGGCACCGTCACCCTCTTCGCCCCGCCCACCGGCCCCGGTGTCCGTCTGGACGCGGGTGTCGAGTCGGGCAGCGTCATCGGCCCGGCGTGGGACTCGCTGCTGGCCAAGCTGATCGTGACCGGCGCGACGCGCGAGCAGGCCCTGCAGCGCGCCGCGCGTGCGCTGGCGGAGTTCCAGGTGGAGGGCATGGCCACCGCCATCCCCTTCCACCGCGCGGTCGTCGCCGACCCGGCGTTCACCTCGGACCCCTTCCGGATCCACACCCGGTGGATCGAGACGGAGTTCGTCAACGACATCAAGCCCTTCGCCGTCCCCGCCGACACGGAGGCCGACGAGGAGTCCGGCCGCGAGACCGTGGTCGTCGAGGTCGGCGGCAAGCGCCTGGAAGTCTCCCTGCCGTCCTCGCTCGGCATGAGCCTGGCCCGTACCGGCCTCGCCGCCGGGGCCAAGCCCAAGCGCCGCGCCGCGAAGAAGTCCGGCTCCGCGGCCTCCGGCGACACCCTCGCGTCCCCGATGCAGGGCACGATCGTCAAGATCGCCGTCGAGGAGGGCCAGGAGGTCAAGGAAGGCGACCTCATCGTCGTCCTCGAAGCCATGAAGATGGAGCAGCCCCTCAACGCGCACCGCTCCGGCACCGTGAAGGGCCTGGCGGCGGAGGTCGGCACCTCGGTGTCGTCCGGCGCCGCGATCTGCGAGATCAAGGACTGA
- a CDS encoding nucleoside triphosphate pyrophosphatase — protein sequence MAGMTDQRRLVLASASPARLGLLRQAGFAPEVIVSGVDEDALTAPSPGELALVLAEAKAAAVAARPETSGALVIGCDSVLELDGEALGKPADGEEATARWKSMRGRSGILRTGHCVVDTATGRTVSETASTVVRFGEPTDAEVAAYVASGEPLHVAGAFTLDGRSAPFVEAIEGSHGNVIGLSLPLLRRLLGELGVSVTDLWV from the coding sequence ATGGCGGGTATGACTGACCAGCGCCGCCTCGTGCTCGCCTCCGCGTCCCCCGCCCGTCTCGGCCTCCTGCGGCAGGCGGGATTCGCCCCCGAGGTGATCGTCAGCGGTGTGGACGAGGACGCTCTGACCGCTCCGTCCCCGGGGGAGCTGGCGCTCGTGCTGGCCGAGGCGAAGGCCGCCGCGGTGGCGGCCCGTCCCGAGACCTCGGGCGCGCTCGTCATCGGCTGCGACTCGGTGCTGGAGCTGGACGGCGAGGCGCTCGGCAAGCCCGCCGACGGCGAGGAGGCCACCGCCCGCTGGAAGTCCATGCGCGGCCGTTCGGGCATCCTCCGGACGGGACACTGCGTCGTGGACACGGCCACCGGCCGCACGGTGTCGGAGACCGCGTCCACGGTCGTCAGGTTCGGCGAACCCACGGACGCCGAGGTGGCCGCCTACGTCGCTTCGGGTGAGCCTCTCCATGTCGCCGGGGCGTTCACGCTGGACGGCCGCTCGGCGCCGTTCGTCGAGGCGATCGAGGGCAGCCACGGCAACGTCATCGGGCTCTCGCTGCCGCTGCTCCGCCGTCTGCTCGGCGAACTGGGCGTCTCCGTCACCGACTTGTGGGTCTGA
- a CDS encoding acyl-CoA carboxylase epsilon subunit produces MIKVVRGNPTPEELAAALAVVRARAAAVTEVPSGAPLPPEQWSDPGRIARRGALRPGPRSWARTYWPS; encoded by the coding sequence ATGATCAAGGTTGTACGAGGCAATCCGACCCCGGAGGAGCTCGCCGCCGCCCTCGCCGTCGTGCGGGCGCGCGCGGCGGCGGTGACCGAGGTGCCGTCCGGCGCCCCGCTGCCGCCCGAGCAGTGGTCCGACCCGGGGCGGATCGCGCGCCGGGGCGCACTCCGGCCGGGGCCCCGGTCCTGGGCACGGACGTACTGGCCCTCCTGA